The region TGCTGCCGGGATCATTAGCGGCAGTGTCGCCTTGCTTGGCGACGCTGCCCATAATTTTAACGATGCCAATGCCTTACTAATTGCCTACATTGCTCGGCGATTCTCACGAAGGAAAGCCGATGACAAATTCACATTTGGATATGGTCGCGCCGAGGTAGTTGGTGCGATGATCAACCTCACCCTACTGGCTGCCATCGGGCTTTATTTGGTCTCAGAAGCCATTAGTCGTTTTGTCACTCCCGAGCCAATCGAAGGTCGGCTAATGGCAATTACATCCATTCTGGCAATCGTCATTGATTTTGCGACGGCTTGGATGTTGTGGTCAATGAGCAAAGGATCCCTAAATGTTCGAGCGGCATTCGTTCACAATATTGTCGACGCGATTGGATCGATAGGCGTACTTTTGGGATCGATTGCAATATTGCTCTGGGAATGGTACTGGATTGATCCCCTGATCACGTTGATGATCGCAGGGTATGTATTGTATCAAGTAATTCAGATGCTCCCGCAAGCAGTCCGCATTCTGATGAATGGCACGCCCCCCTGGATTCAGATACCCGAGTTGATTGCTTCAATCGAGTCGGTGGAAGGCGTCGCTGATGTTCGCCACGTTCACGTCTGGCAAATCGATGAAAACCACGCTGGGATTGAAGCTCATCTAGCGTTGGATGTTGCAAAGAGCCTCAACCACGAACAAGTGAAATCTAGGGTTCGCAATGTAACGGCAGAGCAGTATCGAATTTCACATTCCACCTTAGAAATCGATGACCGATAAGGTATGGCATATTGGCTTGACTATTATTAGCGCCATGGCAATGCAACAGCCGTTTCTATTCGGACATTGTCGGACGCTTGGAGAATCGAGATTATGGAGTTGCAAAAGGAAACTTGGCGTCAGTCTTGGCTACTTCGTAAACGATCTTGATCTCATCCGTCTCCCGATCGATTTCTTTTCGAGACTTTCGTACTACGGAATGAAATCCTCGCACGGGGTCAACCCAACGACAATCTGCCGTTATTGAGTTGCTTTCGTCCGAGTTTCTTTTTGACCAATTCTCCAATTGGGCTGCGATTTCCTTGGGCAGGGCCAGTTGTTTGCCTGGCTCGCACGCCTCCTTAATTCGGTCAACATTGTAGTAGTTCTCTGCCAAGGATATGCACTTGCTTGTTCCGTTGGGAATGTCGACCAACAAGAACACTTCGTCCTCGAATGAATACAGGCTAAGAACAGGTCGGATTTCCGCATCTTTTACGTCCAATTCGCCACGTGTTGCCTCAGCTTGAATCTGAATTAGTTCCTTGACGAAAGAGTCGCCCAACTTCATTTTGGCTCTCATCGCCGTGTCAAAATAGGGACGAAGATATCTAACCGAGTCAGATACCGTGGCATTGCCGAATTGATCTTCTGTCGTGTTGGCCCCGTATGGCTGTAACGCCAAGCGACAGAAGCTAAGCAGAAGATCGGCGTCGGCGAGCAACTGATAGTGTGATCTTTCACCAGAGTTCTCGAGCAATACTTTCGAGGCAAACAGACACATTTCAAGTTGATCGCGGTGAGGTGTCGTGCCGATTTTGTCACGATAAGCCAAGATACTTTCTCGTAATCGCTCCTGTGCTTCGGAAGACTCCACGCTATTCGACGCCGCGGCCTGACACGCCTGAACAACGGGAGTTGCAAGCGATCCGAGCGAATCAAATAGACCACCTGCGCCTACTTTCTCGATCTCATAAACCTTGTCTGCCCGCAAGCACATCTCGTTAGCCATTCCGAAATCGGTAATCTGAGACGGCAGGCTTAATGCAAGGGCCTGTTTATAGAGCAAGACCGCGGCGGATCGATCACGATCCGTTTCTGCGGTCAAGTGAACCCGCATCATGGCCCTTCGATAATCGTCAACCGCTTCGCGTAGATCTCGAGATGCTGGATTACCAAAAAGATTACAGTCTCCCAATCGTTCCTGAGTATTAATGCAACGCTGGATGAACTGCAGTTCAATGTCTGCATCCGCCGACTCGCTACGGAACTGAGTAAATGCCGTTTCGACGTCATCAACGAGTTGCCGGTAATCTTTACTTGCTGCGATTGAATCTCCTTCGAATCTTCGGGCCATGGCGATACCATGCAAATTATGTAAATAGGCGACCTTGGATGCATAGTCTCGAGATTGCTTGAAGAGCGTATCATCAAACGGTTCATCAGGATCGCAGGCACTTGACTTATCAATGGCAAAAGAATTGAGTGTATTTTCATTTGCATCGAGTTCGTCAGAATCGATAGATGACCTTTGCTGTTCTAAACGGAATTGATGAGTCAGAATTTGATTAGAGATATTGAATGAACAGATAGCCTCTTTGATGTGCCACTGGATCATCTTTGACCATGCATCTCGTCGGTAGACATGTGCTGCAAGGAAGTGACCGGCGACTGGCGACTTGTTTTTTTCATCTCCGTCAGCGATTAACTTCGCCTTATCCAGGAGTTCGTTTGCCTGCTTCCACCGATTTATATTCAACCAAGCATCTGCTTCACGACAGAGGCAAAACACTTCGAAGAACATGGTGTAGTCTTGCTGGTCGCCCGTCGCTTCCAGCAAGGAAATCTCCTTTCGCGCCGATCGATACTGGTCGGCTGCAAGCTTGTTCTTGTTCAAAGGGCCCTGAAGCAACTCCCCATAGTCAACTAAGCATATTGCGTTTAGGATCTTCTCGGAATAGTTGACAACGTCCTTCTTGTCGTCGGAGTCGTTGGAAGATGAACGGTGTGATTCAGACTTGTCTTTGCCCTCGTACTTTTCAAGCGCCTGTTTGTAGAACGTCTCGGCATCTGGCTTTCCCAAGGAATGCTTGACGACCGCTAGTAAATGAAAGTCAACGGCCTTTAGGTCTTGACTCGAAGGCATCACAGGAAGCGATGGAGTGATCCCATCGTACGTAGGAGTGTTGGCTCTTTTAGGAGCTTCATCCGTTTGATTGATATTGTCCTTATTCGCTGAGATGACGCAGTCGAAGTCAAACTCGATTTGGTCTAACGCATCTTTAAGCTTCTTGGCACTGTCAGCCTCAAAAAGCATTCGAGCATGATCATGCCTCAACTTCTCAATTGGCGATGTTCGATGCTTTCCACGATTGAAGACTGCGTCCGCGGCCTTACGCAAATTTCCGTGGTCCAACAGATCCGCGAGTTCGTTTCCACGACGAACAACGCGATGTTGATCGTAGACTTCGATCATTTCCGCCCGTACGCTCGGGATAAACCAAGGCATCTCATTGAACCACCAACTACCCTGCCGACTCACGACCATGCTTCGTAGGTATGCCTCCTCGCGCTCTGGCATTAAAAAGCGACTGAAGTCAGCATCTTTGTCCGGTAGAAAACAAAACTCTCCTTCCATGTCGATCAGATTTCGACAATCGGGTCGTTGATCTTCGCCCAAAAATGTATCAACGTAATCAAGCAATTGGTGGACATTGACGTTCTGATTTTCATATTGGGCTGGAATTCGCCGAAGCCCCTGGAGCAATGCAGTTGTAAAACGAGAGTTTCCGCCACTTCCATCCGAAGCCAGTTCACTTGCGCGGCACGAAGCTAGTGCCTGAAACGTAGGCATTGACTGAAGCTTTTCGTCATTGCGATTTCCGGACGTGCTTGTCGGCTGAAACGAAATTCGCCCTCGCTGTTGATTGAAAATCTCGCCTGAATAGCAGCAATCGAGAACAATCAACTTCTTGTCGGCCTGAATGAAATCTAACTCGTCGACAAGTCCAAAGGGCAGATCGAACGTATTTCCGCGCGGCTTGCCCTGCTTCAATTCCACATCTAATGCCAGAATGGCGACATTATTGCCACCAGTAGATGCATTTTCATATTTGAGTCCATGACCAGCAAAGAAGAATAGAAATGTATCGTCCTTGGTGGCTTGCCGTCGCACGACCTGCAAGGCCTGGTCGATATTCAGCTTGGTCGGCAACTTGGACTCCGCTGTGCTTGGCCTGTCCGCCAGCACAATTACGTTCTGCTCTTCGTATTGATAGTACTTCGTCAGGACGTCGGCTAAGTTTAGGGCATCATTAGCCGCGTTCTTCAATTCCGGCAAAGCACGAGCGTTCTCGGGTTCCGACTCGAGTTCGCCCTGACGCGATGAGTAATTGACACCAACTAGTATTGCCCAGTTGCGGCCTTTGCTATCGCCACGTTTCAAAACATCCAGGCCTTCGAGCCCTTGTGCCCCAGTGGTTGCTGCTAAACTGGTCAGCAATGTCAACGCAAAAAGTAGTCGGAGGTAAGGGTGTGTTGAATGGTGCATCGTTATCTCATTTCGATACTTATCTGGCCTGAACATCCTTACTCACATGCTAAAAGGCGGTGTTCCTAGCAACAACCGAAACTTTTGTGAATTGAGAGTTCGGCGAAAAATTCTTGCACTGCCTTGGTAATGTGAAGCGTTTGTGAGTGTCTATTCATCCACCTCGTCGGCGAGCCGAGCCCATCTTGGCTGATGAGTGCGTAATTCGGTCGATTGGGGTGTTCTTCGACTGAGACGGCGATTACGACGAAGCCATTGGTCCCCTTGCATTCTTCGTTGATGGCAAAACGCAGGACATCTTCCCGTACAGCATCCTCGGACTTGACTTGATAGTTGCGACCACGGATTGTGTCGGTGGTAACATGCTGAATACCACATCGTTTATTCAGAAAAAAAACTACATACCAATAGGGTTCATAGCTCTTATTCACGACACGCAACAACACGGTATCACCGGCTTTAAGAGAACTTTGATTGAGATCGGTACCTTCAGAGTGGTCGGAAGGGCTAGCCAACCTTCTTACTTCAATCTGCGTATCTCGCCTGGTTACAAGTGGCGAAGAAGCAGAGTACTCACCGGCCAGTCGCCATAGATTTCGCCAGGCAATAATTCGATTAATATCCTTCGAAAGTCGGTCTCCAACAAAATCAGGATTTGCCATAAGGTCCGCGGAATAAAACACATGAGGAATACCTTCGTCAGCCAGTAGCTTCTGATAGTCGTTGCCGGTATCCAACAAATGAGTTGATGAAGTTGGAAGTAAAACCGCGTCGGGATGGGTGGTGCCATTGTCGGACATGTTTGGCACGTCCATGAAAACCCATTCTGCATTATTATCTTGGTCGGACAGATAAAAGACCGCGTCAGGAGACTCCGCTACATCGCGTATGGATTGGAGTATTTGTGTGTGTCGGGTCCTAACATGAAGTGCAACTCTGCCTTCACCTAGCGGCCGGCTTACAATTCGACAAACGGAATTCTCGGGCAATGAATTAAGCTTGTCGAATTGCGCTGTATCTCCAAAGGTAATAGACTCAACAGACGCCGTCGTTGAAGTTGTTGCCATAACTCGTAAGTGCGCAAGCGGTTTAGTGTAAGCGTGATCCGAAGGTCGGTAGACTCCGACGATCGTACCTTCGGATAATCCCGCAAGTTCACCGCCTCTCAGATGAAGTTGGCCTCCTGCCTTCTCGATGTAGATTCCAGTTGCCTCTGGCCAATTCGAGACGCCAAATACTTGACGTTCCAAGTCTCCTTCCCAAGCTGGTGTAGGCCATCGTCTTCCGTCGGACCGGTAACGGCTTACCAACGCACGACCAAGGGCTGCGTAGCTTAATTCGTGCCCTTGGTCTCGTAAGAGACGCTCAAGATGAAATGACAACAATCCATGCTTGTATTTCGGATCCTTCTCGTCCGCACCAGCAGGTCGAGTAACTTCCGGGGCTGGTTCATAGTCCTGGGCTGCGTAGAATGCGACAACTGACCCAATAGAAGACTCGTTTTGTGACACATCCAGTTCGCTCAGCTTCACCGAATTCCGGTACGACGACCGTGCTTTGACAGCTCTACGTTCTGCATTTCGCATTGCTTGCAGATCAACGCCAGCAACCGAGGGATCAACCCGTCGGAAACCTGCTTCATCACCACCGCGGGTCATTGTTCCGGAAAAACAGCTATCGAAAACGATCCATACATGTACGCCTTGTTCCTTGAATCGATCCAGCCATTGGCCAATCTGATTGTCCAAAATTACTCTTCCACCAGGCTCGTAATCGGCCGGCAGAAAGGATTCATCAAAACCATCTGGTTCCGGATTGGCGGGGTCTAGGACATCTTGTTGTGATTCAGGCAATGGAAAACGGAAACCATGTCCAGCCATCAAGATCATGACCTGATCGTTGGCATTTGTTTGCTCGATCAATTGCTCGAATTCGCGGCAAATGTTGTCGTAGGTAGGACGATCCTTCTCGTCTTCGGGCCACCCGACAAGGGTTCTCACTTCATCAAATTTGAAGTGAGACCGCAAAAGCTGTTGAAAGTTCGCAACGTCGTTTTCCGTCCCTGCCAACTCCTCGATTCGTGTATGGTTAGGATACTTTGAACATCCGACTAGCAACGCATGTTTTTCGCCATTCGCGGTGGATACGAGTAGCAAAATTGATATCGAGCACGCCAGAATCCAACGCATGGCTTCCATTGTTCGTCTCTATTTGTGGTCGTATCAGGTATTAAAAAGAGATCCATTCGGGAAGAAATTCGAATGGATCTCTTTGATTTCAAACAACATGAATGCATCCGTCAGACCGAGAGAAATGGTCTAGTGGTGATGGTGTGGCGGATGAATCACCATGTCGTAGTGGTGATAGTGCCCGTAGTGGAAATTCGCGTGCCACCGATGTCCCATGTCGTCACGAACAACAACGTGGTAGCAGTGATGGACATGAAATTCACGCGTACCATGTGGGTAAATATGTCCTACCTCGTGGCCGTCGACATAGACGTGCAAAACCGAATGGGTGTGGTTATCGATATGAAGGTCCCCATTCAAGTCTCGTGTCGTTTCGCCCTCTTCGCCTTGTTGTTGTTCGGCTGCTTTGGCGACTGCTTTAAGGTCGTTGGCCGAATCACCGCCGACCAAGCTTGCAATCGTGAGCAGCTCCGCCGGATTGCCTCGTTCTTTCGCCAAGTTCGTGGCTTCTTCGTACAACGACTCCGAGGTAATTTCCGCGGTCTTTCCCGAAGCCGTTTCGGCGGATTCAAGAAGCTTGGCGGCGACTGCCAAATCGACCGGATTCGACGCAATACGTGCCGTGTCAATCTTTTCACCGAGTGTGTTCATGGATGAGAACTGGAGGCCAAGCGTGCCGGCGAAATCTACTAGCTTGCCTTGTTTGACAGCTTCAGCCTTCGCCGTAACCGTCTCGCGGTCTTTCTTCGCGTCGTCGGCTAAAACAACATTTGCCATGCCAATGATCACCAACACACTGAGCGTAAATCGAGTAACTTGTATCTGGTATTCCCCCTGCGGCTAAGCCGCTGCAAAAAAATAAAGCCCAAGAAACGACCAAATATCTAGCTTGGCTTAATAACTTCGGCTTGATTGTAACCCGCCACAATGGGGGATACAATAAAAAACCAATCTTGTTTCTTGGATGATTACTCGCGAGGCGAAATCGTTTTACTTGCCTCTTCCGTGGCTAAACGCAGAAATGACGTTTAGCGGACAGATCGTTTACGAAAATCGGAAAACTATCAAAGGATTTTCATCGGAAAAGCTATCTGATGACAGAATCTTCCCTTGAGTTCGAGCGTCTTGTTGCCCTATTGCGTGCGGGCGATTCCAACGCGGCTGTGCAGCTCGTTGAAGAATACGAATCAGAAGTCCGACGATTTATTCGAGTTCGACTGACGACCCCAGAAATTCGTCGTTGGATCGATTCTTTGGACGTTTCTCAGTCCGTTCTCTCAAAGTTTTTCGTTGATGTACGTAGCGGAGCGATCGAAATTCGCGATCCCAATCAGCTACGTGTCTTGTTGCTAACAATGGCTCGCAACAAGCTATATGACCATGCACGACGGCAAAAGGCGGATAAACGAGACGCACGTCGTCTTGAAGAAGAATCCAAATTGAATTATGTCGCGTCGTCAACTCAGACGCCAAGCCAGCAAATAGCAAACTCCGAAATCGCCGATGCGATTCTGGAACGACTGTCGGCAGAGGATCGCTATATGGCTGAACAACGTTTGTCGGGTTTCACATGGCAAGAGTTAGCCGATGAACTGGGATCGTCCGCAGATGCTTTACGAAAGAGGTTGTCTCGTGCGCTCGATCGAGCCGCGGGAGAAATAGGAGTTCTCTGAAAGTGCGTTCCCACCAACGGCCCGAAATCTCAAGCTCATCGAAATCACGACGATCTGGACATTCTCAATCTTGGTTCCACCAATCACTGAATGAAATACAACAGCGGTTTGACCAGGGGGAACATCCTTCAGTCGAAGCCTACATCGCTGATGCTCCTGATGCAGAAGCTGCCGTCGATCTGATCTATGCCCATTTCGTACTCGAGACCGACACTGGGAATCGGAGTGATCCTTGGGAAGTTATTCAGCGATTTCCGCAATATGCCGAACTGCTGGAACGACAATTCACCTTTGATCGAGCGCTCCAGCATGTCGAGCTATCGGAAACAGAAACTGTTCCTATTTCATCTCCTCATGAACTCACCACTAATCCTCTACCACGCATCGGTAAGTATACGGTGATCTCCAAGATCGCTGGTGGTAGCCAAGGGGAAGTGTTTCGCGCCGTGCACCCTGACTTGGCAAACGAGGTCGCTATTAAGATCTCAACGACACCGGTCAACGCATCAGAACTTGATCCAAGTCAGATCTTAAAAGAAGGGCAGGTTTTGGCCCAACTCGAGCACCCGAACTTGGCAAGAGTGTTCGATGTCGGGATTCACGAGGGACGACCCTATCTAGTAAGTCGATATGTCCGCGGCAGAACGCTCGACAGCTACCTTCACCAGGAGTCTCCTAGCCAAATGGAGATCGCCGCGTTGATCGCTAAGATTTCTGGGGCAGTGGGGACGGCACATCGAATGGGAATAACACATCTTGATATCAAGCCTCGCAATATCGTAATTGACGAGACAGACGAGCCTGTCTTAATCGATTTTGGTCTAGCTGTATCGGAAAATGCAATGCAAGAGGCACCTGAATATGAATCAGGCAGCTTGCGAGGCACGATCGCGTATATGTCGCCCGAACATGCCCATGGAAAGGCTGATCTGATCGGGCCGCAGTGTGATGTATTTTCGCTCGGGGCAGTTCTATATTACTCGGTTGTTGGACATCCACCCTACGTAGAAGACGGCTTTTTGGAGAATCTTGAGTCGGCACGTGAAGGTCGATGGGATCGGAAAGCACTAAAGCAATCCACGATTTCGAAGCATATCCAAACCATTATCGATACGGCTTTGCAGTCAGAAATGGAGAGTCGGTATCGCAACTGTACGGAATTGGCCGATTCCCTTGATGCTTACGCAAAGAGGGCCGAACGGACGAAGCGTAGGGCCCTTTTTTCTCTTGGTGCATTGGTTCCGCTACTTGCAATTCTGGGCGTCTGGATGTTTTTCGGCAGAGACGTGCCCAAGTCAGGTGAATTGTCCCCAGTACCGTATGCTCAAGCAGCCCCTCTTAGCGTAGAGGTGTTCCACTCGGGAAGATTCGTCAATTTATTGGAGAGGACGCCCCTCAAAAATGGTGATCAACTTCGAGTCACAGCTCCTATTCCCCCTGAACAGTTTGGGACCCTTTTTGCACTTTCTAGCGAAGGGCGATTGACGGAACTATGCCATTTCGATCGACAACCAAAACAATTTACACTTCAATTCCCTACCCAATCAGGTAAGGCAGTGCCAATTGTTGGCGAGCGAGGCACGGAATTGGTATTCCTTTGCCTATCGAGCGATCACCCTGTGTCACTGAAGGACTTATTACAGCAGGACTTCTTTGAAACCACGATGCCTCCACTTTCCCCATACGCCATCGCTCGCGTCGATGACAAGGGAGTACGGCTGGAGGGTGAAACGAGAGGGTTTGGGGCTCCTGTAGATCTACCAAGTCCAGATGAGCAAGTCCTTCAGCGACTTGAAAAAATGCAGGAAGCCATCTCTTCCAATAACGGAACATTCTCTGCAATTGCCTTCTTTCACGCCGAGTAGTTGAGGTAGGCAACTTTGTTGTTCCGCGATTAACGTCTTTGATCATCATTCGCTAACGCTCGTTTCATTCCGGGGGCGGCAATATTCGAAATGGAAAAAGGCCACCAAATCAAGGCGGCCTTTTGAACTTAAACAAACGTGGTTAACTCTTACCAGTGGAAGTGACCCGTGCGATGCAGATCGTAGTGCCCTGGCGTGTAGTGGTAATGATTGCCATGACGCTGATATCCACCAGGATGGTAGTGGTAGTGGCTCGTATTGTGCCAGGTCGGCGTATACCAACTCGAGTTCCAACCGTGCGAGTAACCTGGGCCATGATTTCCAGAATGTCCGTGGTAGTGACCAGCGGAAACGGTGGAACTGGAAACCAACAACAACACGCAGGCGACAAATGCGGACAATTTCATCAGGATCGAGCGAGACATGAACGAACTCCTTCTTTAGCGAAATCCAAAACCTGGATCACGTCCCCCATAGATCGGATCCATTCGGTTCACTGAGCTAAACGCATTCTTTTCGGCCGGCGGACAAAATTCAGTTCGCTTTTTCTCATGCAGTCCGAAACGCTACCGGTAAAATCGATTGGTTCGCGAGAGAAAGCATAAAATTGCTGAAGAACGGGATTTCGCTAACACGAGTGTTATTCCCCAAGTACGGATTGTTCCGAACTGGTGACATACTGCCTTCTCCCCTCAACGCATGAGCCTCGACATGGGCTTTGCTATCGACTCTATGTCAACCGACTGCAAATTTACGCCAGTATCTTTCCCGGGGATCGCAAATTCGTTGTTAGCGTCCTACGCCAGAATACAATACACCACTAAGTACCTGTGATCGAAACGATCCACCCTAGAACCCATCCAAAACCCAGCCAGACAAAGGAGGCATAGGCCAGTCCCGTAAGAAGGCGTTCTGACCAGCTTGTCCGTCCTGACTCGTCACGGTGCTGGTGATCAGACTGCTCTTTGGGAGTGTTCTTCAGCCAGAG is a window of Bremerella sp. TYQ1 DNA encoding:
- a CDS encoding cation diffusion facilitator family transporter is translated as MTERIGNSEHRHGQAHGLTQGEELRGVSDGRLLWAVVINQLLTVAQVAAGIISGSVALLGDAAHNFNDANALLIAYIARRFSRRKADDKFTFGYGRAEVVGAMINLTLLAAIGLYLVSEAISRFVTPEPIEGRLMAITSILAIVIDFATAWMLWSMSKGSLNVRAAFVHNIVDAIGSIGVLLGSIAILLWEWYWIDPLITLMIAGYVLYQVIQMLPQAVRILMNGTPPWIQIPELIASIESVEGVADVRHVHVWQIDENHAGIEAHLALDVAKSLNHEQVKSRVRNVTAEQYRISHSTLEIDDR
- a CDS encoding caspase family protein, which codes for MEAMRWILACSISILLLVSTANGEKHALLVGCSKYPNHTRIEELAGTENDVANFQQLLRSHFKFDEVRTLVGWPEDEKDRPTYDNICREFEQLIEQTNANDQVMILMAGHGFRFPLPESQQDVLDPANPEPDGFDESFLPADYEPGGRVILDNQIGQWLDRFKEQGVHVWIVFDSCFSGTMTRGGDEAGFRRVDPSVAGVDLQAMRNAERRAVKARSSYRNSVKLSELDVSQNESSIGSVVAFYAAQDYEPAPEVTRPAGADEKDPKYKHGLLSFHLERLLRDQGHELSYAALGRALVSRYRSDGRRWPTPAWEGDLERQVFGVSNWPEATGIYIEKAGGQLHLRGGELAGLSEGTIVGVYRPSDHAYTKPLAHLRVMATTSTTASVESITFGDTAQFDKLNSLPENSVCRIVSRPLGEGRVALHVRTRHTQILQSIRDVAESPDAVFYLSDQDNNAEWVFMDVPNMSDNGTTHPDAVLLPTSSTHLLDTGNDYQKLLADEGIPHVFYSADLMANPDFVGDRLSKDINRIIAWRNLWRLAGEYSASSPLVTRRDTQIEVRRLASPSDHSEGTDLNQSSLKAGDTVLLRVVNKSYEPYWYVVFFLNKRCGIQHVTTDTIRGRNYQVKSEDAVREDVLRFAINEECKGTNGFVVIAVSVEEHPNRPNYALISQDGLGSPTRWMNRHSQTLHITKAVQEFFAELSIHKSFGCC
- a CDS encoding RNA polymerase sigma factor; its protein translation is MTESSLEFERLVALLRAGDSNAAVQLVEEYESEVRRFIRVRLTTPEIRRWIDSLDVSQSVLSKFFVDVRSGAIEIRDPNQLRVLLLTMARNKLYDHARRQKADKRDARRLEEESKLNYVASSTQTPSQQIANSEIADAILERLSAEDRYMAEQRLSGFTWQELADELGSSADALRKRLSRALDRAAGEIGVL
- a CDS encoding serine/threonine-protein kinase, which encodes MERQFTFDRALQHVELSETETVPISSPHELTTNPLPRIGKYTVISKIAGGSQGEVFRAVHPDLANEVAIKISTTPVNASELDPSQILKEGQVLAQLEHPNLARVFDVGIHEGRPYLVSRYVRGRTLDSYLHQESPSQMEIAALIAKISGAVGTAHRMGITHLDIKPRNIVIDETDEPVLIDFGLAVSENAMQEAPEYESGSLRGTIAYMSPEHAHGKADLIGPQCDVFSLGAVLYYSVVGHPPYVEDGFLENLESAREGRWDRKALKQSTISKHIQTIIDTALQSEMESRYRNCTELADSLDAYAKRAERTKRRALFSLGALVPLLAILGVWMFFGRDVPKSGELSPVPYAQAAPLSVEVFHSGRFVNLLERTPLKNGDQLRVTAPIPPEQFGTLFALSSEGRLTELCHFDRQPKQFTLQFPTQSGKAVPIVGERGTELVFLCLSSDHPVSLKDLLQQDFFETTMPPLSPYAIARVDDKGVRLEGETRGFGAPVDLPSPDEQVLQRLEKMQEAISSNNGTFSAIAFFHAE